One window of Quercus robur chromosome 12, dhQueRobu3.1, whole genome shotgun sequence genomic DNA carries:
- the LOC126709652 gene encoding AAA-ATPase At3g28580-like, whose translation MMTMMMGEKWAQLGSVIGSIMFAWAMFNQYFPQQLRDFILKYGQKFVGFLSPNIHITFHEFSGEYFKRSEAYAAIQTYLSDKSSMKAKNLKAEVVKDSSQSVILSMAENEEVTDEFEGVKLLWASMKHAPRTQSFSWYPEAADGKRYYKLTFHKSKREFVTRTYIHHVLQEGKEITVRNRQRKLYTNNPSQNWHGYQARKWSHVAFEHPSTFDTLAMESKKKEEIKNDLTKFSQGKEYYKKIGKAWKRGYLLYGPPGTGKSSMIAAMADFLKYDIYDLELTTVKDNTELRKLLIETTSKSIIVIEDIDCSLDLTGQRKKKNKKVEEEEPKDPVSKMAKDEEEESKTKVTLSGLLNFIDGIWSATGGERLIIFTTNHVEKLDPALIRRGRMDKHIELSYCCFQAFKVLAKNYLDVDSHQLFETIGHLLEETNMTPADVAENLMPKSLTEDADTCLKNLIEAFETAKEEARKKAEEDMRLKVEKEEKEKQQVAQEDEKVDESLAKEVKENCVELVKG comes from the coding sequence atgatgacgatgatgatgggGGAGAAGTGGGCTCAACTAGGCTCAGTGATTGGGAGCATCATGTTTGCTTGGGCCATGTTTAACCAATATTTCCCTCAACAACTTCGTGACTTTATCCTAAAATATGGTCAGAAATTTGTGGGCTTCTTGTCCCCCAATATCCACATCACGTTCCATGAATTTTCTGGCGAGTATTTCAAGCGCAGTGAAGCCTATGCTGCCATTCAAACATACCTCAGTGACAAGTCCTCCATGAAAGCTAAAAATCTTAAAGCAGAAGTTGTCAAAGACAGTAGTCAATCTGTGATACTGAGCATGGCTGAGAACGAAGAGGTTACTGATGAATTTGAAGGTGTCAAGCTTCTGTGGGCTTCAATGAAACACGCCCCAAGAACACAGTCATTTTCTTGGTACCCGGAGGCAGCGGATGGGAAGAGGTATTACAAGCTCACTTTCCACAAGTCTAAACGAGAATTTGTCACTAGAACATACATTCATCATGTACTTCAAGAAGGGAAGGAAATAACGGTGAGAAATCGACAAAGGAAGCTGTACACTAACAATCCAAGCCAGAATTGGCATGGATACCAAGCACGCAAATGGAGCCATGTTGCTTTTGAGCACCCATCAACTTTTGATACTTTGGCCATGGAgtcaaagaaaaaggaagaaataaaGAATGACCTTACTAAGTTCAGCCAGGGAAAAGAGTACTATAAGAAGATTGGTAAGGCCTGGAAACGTGGCTATCTTCTTTATGGTCCTCCTGGAACTGGCAAGTCTAGTATGATTGCTGCCATGGCAGATTTCTTGAAGTATGATATCTACGATCTTGAACTGACAACGGTTAAGGACAACACGGAGCTGAGGAAGCTTTTGATCGAGACAACAAGTAAGTCTATCATTGTGATTGAAGATATTGATTGCTCACTTGATCTTACTGGtcagagaaagaagaagaataagaaagtGGAGGAGGAAGAACCGAAGGATCCTGTTAGTAAAATGGccaaagatgaagaagaagaaagcaaaacTAAGGTCACTCTCTCTGGGTTGTTGAATTTTATAGATGGAATTTGGTCAGCTACTGGGGGAGAGAGGCTCATCATTTTTACGACTAATCATGTGGAAAAGCTTGATCCAGCTCTCATCAGGAGGGGACGTATGGACAAGCACATAGAATTGTCCTATTGTTGCTTTCAAGCATTCAAGGTGCTTGCCAAGAATTATTTGGATGTTGACTCACACCAACTGTTTGAGACTATTGGCCATTTGTTGGAGGAAACCAATATGACTCCTGCTGATGTTGCAGAGAATTTGATGCCCAAGTCTCTAACTGAAGATGCTGATACATGTTTGAAGAATTTGATTGAAGCTTTTGAGACTGCTAAGGAGGAGGCACGAAAAAAGGCTGAGGAAGATATGCGGTTAAAGGtggagaaagaagagaaagagaagcaaCAAGTTGCTCAAGAAGATGAGAAAGTTGATGAGTCATTGGCCAAAGAAGTGAAAGAGAATTGCGTTGAACTTGTGAAAGGCTga